The Pseudomonas benzenivorans region TTGACTTTTTACATGAACTGCGAAAACAGAACTATCTTCAGCCGGTCTTTGTCGTCGAGCTTCGCGATGTAGTTAAACAGAGTGCCGAAGTTAACATCTGAACTCTTATCAACACGCTCAATCCAGCGATACAGCAAACGTGCCAGTCCATAATTCCCCATCATTACCAGCTGAAAAAACCTATCAACAACAAGATCCAGGTCTTCACGGGTGACGTGTATCAGAAGCTTCTTAATAACTTCCTCATTGCCGAGCACTGGATACTCAGCGATTTCGAAGAGCACGACTTTGGCACCAAAGCAAGCCGCCAGGGCTTTGTAGCAGTCGATCTGGGGCTGTGAGAGCTCCATGGCCTTGCTGCGCTTTGCTTCGTGCATTTCGAGCTTAGACAGGGCATTCAGGACGCTTGCCTGGGCATGTACCTGCTCGAAGCAATCAAGCTCGTGGAACGTGTTGAAGATGTCTGCGGGACGCTGGTCTTTGAAGGCTTTGACTATCTCTGCGACAATCAATTTTGTACTCATTGTGATCACCTTTATTCTTGTTGTTAGAGCTTCTCTCGACTCTTAATTACAGAATAAACATGATCCATTGAGTAGTAAATATTGACGCAGAGTTAGTTTTAGGTGGACTTCGATTTATTTGTATTTACAGGTTGTGGATTTTGGTTAGTCTTCGTTTACCTGTGCCAGAACTTCGTAAACGAGGTAGTCGAGGGCACGTTGAGACGTGAAAGACTTGATGTTGAAGTGATAGTGGGTATGGCCAATGATTACTTCGTCAGCTTTGAAGAGTTCTTGGATAATTAGGTTTTCGACGCATCTGCGAGAGTCATAGCAGCCAGCTTCAGCTAGTGCGCAGACGTCATAGAGCCGCTCTTTTTTGCCGGGCCGGAAGATTGGGAGCGCTGGAAGATGGTTCTTTTCTGAGTCAAAACCGCCGACTAAGTACAAGCCGCACGCAGTGGCAGTTTCAATTGACAAGCTGTCAATATAGATGTGTTTCATGTTGCACCGTTTATTATTATTGTTATGTTTCTATTGTAAGAATAGAGATGTTGCACGGTCAACTAATGAAGTTGCTGTATAACTGAATAGCGGGAGTTGTAAAGCTAGAGGAGATATTGGGTTAGCTAGCTGCGCTGATTAAGAGTTTTTCAAAGCCAGAAGAACCTCCATGGCCAAGATGCATGCCTGGATAACCGAGAATCGCAGTCTTGTCCACGGGCTACACTCGCACAGGCTAGACTCACACCCTTAGTAAAATAAGAAGAGAGAGAGAGAAAGGATCATAGGCAAGGGCTGCCCTTCTCCTGGTTTTTCGAAACTCGCATGCAGCGCAGCTTGTGCGGAGCATAAAAAACCTGGCACGCGCCGGGTCTTGTGAGTATTTCGCCATGGTATCAACGGTTTTCTACGTAATACTCAACAGCTTCAATAACTTCATCGTTAGTGAGAATTTGCGGGTGTTCAGCAACAGCAAACCCGCTAATCCCGAGATACCCATCTTCCGTCACTTCGTCAACGACAATGAAATGCAGGCCAGCATTCATGTCATAGCCACTGTCGATCTCATACAGCTCTTGAGAGACAGCAAAGCGCGTCAGGAAAAGCGACGCGGCCTGTGCAATTTCTTCAGTAACACTACTGCGCTCTTTGTCGTACATCGCAAAGAACATCTGTAGCGACTCATACTCTTCATCGCCGAGATCCTTTGTGAGCACATCTTCGCGCTCAACGATGCTTCTAAAAGAGTCTAGCGTGAGCTGAAAAGACGCACGCTGCTTAATGAATTCGCCCCGGATTGAGCAGCTGTACAGCCAAACCGGCACTAGGGTTCCGGTGGCTTTACTCGTATCGATTGTGTACCCGGCAACGTTAAGGCCTTTTTCCAGGCGCTTCATCGCCGCTTTTTGAAGATCGTTCACGCCCAAAACCCCTCAACGCAAGCCATCCCGGCCAGGGCTCTGCACCCCGGCCAGGCCATGAAAGCCCGCGATTTTACTGGATACGCCAGCTTTCGACCATCTCGCTGCCGTGCTCATCTTTCCATGCCTTCAGGGTCTTGTGGTTGCCACCTTTGGTCTCGATGCGCTCTTTCGTGTCCGGGTGCTCGTAGATCTTGACCGCACGGGCCTTGCGATTACCCTTCCCCTCGTCGCTTTTCGCGCTGGAGCGGCCAACGTGAGGATCAAGAATCATGATGATATCGCGCAGACTCTTGTCGTAAGCGGCCATGAGCCCGATAAGTTTGCGCTCAAAATCCATCTCGGCCTTGAGCTTTTCATCAGCCTTCATGGCATCAAGACGAGCCAGCTCTTCAGCGATCTGAGCTTCGAGTGCACGGAATTCAGCAAGACGGGACATAGTGACGCTCCTTTGTTTTGAGGATTTCGAATATATTGAATCTCGTTTTCAATGCAAGTTATTTTTTATAAGCCACATCATAAAGGCCATTTCTTA contains the following coding sequences:
- a CDS encoding histone-like nucleoid-structuring protein, MvaT/MvaU family — protein: MSRLAEFRALEAQIAEELARLDAMKADEKLKAEMDFERKLIGLMAAYDKSLRDIIMILDPHVGRSSAKSDEGKGNRKARAVKIYEHPDTKERIETKGGNHKTLKAWKDEHGSEMVESWRIQ